A single window of Athene noctua chromosome 1, bAthNoc1.hap1.1, whole genome shotgun sequence DNA harbors:
- the TRIM54 gene encoding tripartite motif-containing protein 54 isoform X1, translated as MNFAVGLKPLLAEARSMESLEKQLICPICLEMFTKPVVILPCQHNLCRKCANDVFQASNPLWQSRGSSAVPSGGRFRCPSCRHEVVLDRHGVYGLQRNLLVENIIDIYKQESARPLHAKAEQHLMCEEHEDERINIYCLRCEAPTCSLCKVFGAHKDCEVAPLPAVYQRQKVGGPGGGSEGVPAHPAGPRALPIPFRPPQSELSDGIAMLVAGNDRIQAIITQMEEICRTIEDNGRRQKQHLGLRFDSLYSILEERKKELLQSIAREQEAKVQRVRGLIRQYGDHLEASSKLVESAIQAMEEPQMAVYLQHSKELLKKITDMSKVSMSSRPEPGYENMDHFSINVDYVAEMLRTIEFQTEPLGEDEADGPGDGSEAVADEDRLESLEVPEAVEDVGPRQKPASSPHGQH; from the exons ATGAACTTCGCGGTGGGGCTGAAGCCGCTGCTGGCGGAGGCGCGGAGCATGGAGAGCCTGGAGAAGCAGCTCATCTGCCCCATCTGCCTGGAGATGTTCACCAAGCCCGTGGTCatcctgccctgccagcacaaCCTCTGCCGAAAATGCGCCAACGACGTCTTCCAG gcgTCCAACCCGCTGTGGCAGTCGCGGGGCTCCAGCGCGGTGCCGTCGGGCGGCCGGTTCCGGTGCCCGTCGTGCCGCCACGAGGTGGTGCTGGACCGGCACGGGGTGTACGGGCTGCAGAGGAACCTGCTGGTGGAGAACATCATCGACATCTACAAGCAAGAGTCGGCCAG GCCCCTGCACGCCAAGGCCGAGCAGCACCTCATGTGCGAGGAGCACGAGGACGAGCGGATCAACATCTACTGCCTGCGCTGCGAGGCGCCCACCTGCTCCCTCTGCAAGGTCTTCGGGGCGCACAAGGACTGCGAGGTCGCGCCGCTGCCCGCCGTCTACCAGCGCCAGAAGGTCGgtggcccgggggggggcagtgagggggttCCAGCCCACCCAGCCGGCCCTCGTGCCCTTCCTATCCCGTTCCGTCCCCCCCAGAGTGAGCTCAGCGACGGCATCGCCATGCTGGTGGCGGGGAACGACCGCATCCAGGCCATCATCACCCAGATGGAGGAGATCTGCCGCACCATCGag GACAACGGCCGGCGGCAGAAGCAGCACCTGGGGCTGCGCTTCGACTCGCTGTACAGCAtcctggaggagaggaagaaggagctgctgcagagcatcgCGCGGGAGCAGGAGGCGAAGGTGCAGCGCGTGCGGGGCCTCATCCGCCAGTACGGCGACCACCTGGAGGCCTCCTCCAAACTGGTGGAGTCGGCCATCCAGGCCATGGAGGAGCCCCAGATGGCCGTGTACCTGCAG CACTCCAAGGAGCTCCTGAAAAA gATCACAGACATGTCCAAGGTGTCCATGAGCAGCCGCCCGGAGCCCGGCTACGAGAACATGGACCACTTCTCCATCAACGTGGACTACGTGGCGGAGATGCTGAGGACCATCGAGTTCCAGACAG AGCCGCTGGGCGAGGATGAGGCGGACGGACCCGGGGACGGCAGCGAGGCCGTGGCAGATGAGGACCGGCTGGAGAGCCTGGAGGTGCCCGAAGCCGTGGAGG ATGTGGGGCCGAGGCAGAAGCCGGCGAGTTCTCCCCACG GTCAGCACTGA
- the TRIM54 gene encoding tripartite motif-containing protein 54 isoform X2, giving the protein MNFAVGLKPLLAEARSMESLEKQLICPICLEMFTKPVVILPCQHNLCRKCANDVFQASNPLWQSRGSSAVPSGGRFRCPSCRHEVVLDRHGVYGLQRNLLVENIIDIYKQESARPLHAKAEQHLMCEEHEDERINIYCLRCEAPTCSLCKVFGAHKDCEVAPLPAVYQRQKSELSDGIAMLVAGNDRIQAIITQMEEICRTIEDNGRRQKQHLGLRFDSLYSILEERKKELLQSIAREQEAKVQRVRGLIRQYGDHLEASSKLVESAIQAMEEPQMAVYLQHSKELLKKITDMSKVSMSSRPEPGYENMDHFSINVDYVAEMLRTIEFQTEPLGEDEADGPGDGSEAVADEDRLESLEVPEAVEDVGPRQKPASSPHGQH; this is encoded by the exons ATGAACTTCGCGGTGGGGCTGAAGCCGCTGCTGGCGGAGGCGCGGAGCATGGAGAGCCTGGAGAAGCAGCTCATCTGCCCCATCTGCCTGGAGATGTTCACCAAGCCCGTGGTCatcctgccctgccagcacaaCCTCTGCCGAAAATGCGCCAACGACGTCTTCCAG gcgTCCAACCCGCTGTGGCAGTCGCGGGGCTCCAGCGCGGTGCCGTCGGGCGGCCGGTTCCGGTGCCCGTCGTGCCGCCACGAGGTGGTGCTGGACCGGCACGGGGTGTACGGGCTGCAGAGGAACCTGCTGGTGGAGAACATCATCGACATCTACAAGCAAGAGTCGGCCAG GCCCCTGCACGCCAAGGCCGAGCAGCACCTCATGTGCGAGGAGCACGAGGACGAGCGGATCAACATCTACTGCCTGCGCTGCGAGGCGCCCACCTGCTCCCTCTGCAAGGTCTTCGGGGCGCACAAGGACTGCGAGGTCGCGCCGCTGCCCGCCGTCTACCAGCGCCAGAAG AGTGAGCTCAGCGACGGCATCGCCATGCTGGTGGCGGGGAACGACCGCATCCAGGCCATCATCACCCAGATGGAGGAGATCTGCCGCACCATCGag GACAACGGCCGGCGGCAGAAGCAGCACCTGGGGCTGCGCTTCGACTCGCTGTACAGCAtcctggaggagaggaagaaggagctgctgcagagcatcgCGCGGGAGCAGGAGGCGAAGGTGCAGCGCGTGCGGGGCCTCATCCGCCAGTACGGCGACCACCTGGAGGCCTCCTCCAAACTGGTGGAGTCGGCCATCCAGGCCATGGAGGAGCCCCAGATGGCCGTGTACCTGCAG CACTCCAAGGAGCTCCTGAAAAA gATCACAGACATGTCCAAGGTGTCCATGAGCAGCCGCCCGGAGCCCGGCTACGAGAACATGGACCACTTCTCCATCAACGTGGACTACGTGGCGGAGATGCTGAGGACCATCGAGTTCCAGACAG AGCCGCTGGGCGAGGATGAGGCGGACGGACCCGGGGACGGCAGCGAGGCCGTGGCAGATGAGGACCGGCTGGAGAGCCTGGAGGTGCCCGAAGCCGTGGAGG ATGTGGGGCCGAGGCAGAAGCCGGCGAGTTCTCCCCACG GTCAGCACTGA